From the Psilocybe cubensis strain MGC-MH-2018 chromosome 6, whole genome shotgun sequence genome, the window TCTACCACGACGTCACCTATCCATATCACTCCCACATCCAGTCTGACGTACCGATAACCCCACACAATACCCCCAAAAACGTCGTTCTCGCCCTCTGACTCTCAGGACAACGTTGCCACGTGGCGACTTGAACCAACATTCCCGTCTTCCGATTCATCGACGCAGGCCAGATTCGCGTACAAGGCACTCGGAAATATCATTCGAATAGGCTGTAAGCTCGAGTTAGGCATGTTTGAAATGAGGTAATGAGAAATTCGACTCACCCCTCGAGCTAAAAATCGAGATTTACTCGCACCGATCTCTAGATACTTCTACGCAATGTAATTACTCCAACACAGTACAACACCCCAAAACAAACTAGCATATCTTTCCAACGTACGCGCAAGAGATAGGTGTGACGAGTCTGCGATTGAATTTTTGTATCTGCGCTGTGTCGGTGAGTTCTCCACAAAGAGCTGTTTTGTACACCCAAATGCGCCGCTGAATGAGGTCAAGATGTCAATCCTAGACctctgaatcatcctcaGTCGACTATTAGAAGCTCCCGAAACATGGCTATGAGCGACATTGAAATCATTCGGGCACATACggcacctccttctcctcgcaCCCCGATACGCCATCCACCTTCCACAATAACGCTGTTTCCAGCCCAACCTTGTTAATTAACCGTTCACGTAAGCTTCTAGTACCTTTCGTAACGATATTCAGCGGCGAACTGACCTTTGAATTGCGTTTGCAGCGGCCACGTAGACGTTGTCCCCGGGAAGCGCCTGGTAAGATCTTGCAATTCTACGCGTTTTCGAGAGGTTTTTGAGGCTAATACTGACTGGAACTGTGTTCTGAATAGGGGTTGGACGGTTTGCGATGCGAAGAGCAACACAAAACGTTGGGAATGAACAAATACATCACGTTTGGTTCAATGTACACCAAACAGCGAATTTCgttgttttctttgaactACACATTTCAAACTGCTCACAGATAGACATCCCAGCACTGCATAGCATCTCTCAATGTCCCTGCAAGCTCCCGCGATCACAGGGTAAGCAATCCAATTCAACGGAGATTGTTCTCCTCGCACCTTCCCTCGACGCGAAATTGCATGTACGTCGTTTTTCCGGCTTCCATTGGCCCCCTGTGAGTCATCTCGTAACGGTTATGTACGTGAATAATAGGCTGAAACGGTTGGAATTTTTGTGGAAGACGGAAATGCGGAGTGAATGAAAATATTGCGAATACGAGTGTTGGCGCATCCGGACCATGTCTGCGATGCGCGGTAGTTGTATAGCTACCTAGAGTGATATATCTATCTTATCTATCGTGTCTTATTCTGTTTTCATAATGTCTGGCTCGTCGAGTGCAATAAAATGAATACCTACAAACACATCACGCCAAATCTAACAAACACAGCGATTCGCAACTCTCTCCAAATTCCCGTCGATTTAAAGTAATATACACACCTGGATATATTGTATACTCTAACCCTGCACTACAGAAATCAATCAGCAAAAGTACAAACCATTGAATACCAATCGAACAACCAAATCCACAACATGACATGACACACCCTCGCCTCCCGCCCAAATTCACAATTACACACCCGTTCAAAACGCTAGAAACACCTGGCTAGTCTATTCGGCTCTCGGCTCGGGTCTGGTCCGATCAAGGGTCCTGTCAGGTATATTGAGAAGGCCTTCGTAGTTTACTGTACGTTGGTATGTGTGCTCCTTCAGTAGATATTGCGAATGGCGTTGTAATTGATGTACGTACGTTTAATTGAGAGTAGGTGGAGATATTGGTATACCATTACATGCCTGCTTGACTTTGGAAAAGTGTGAGTTGAGACGGGGATggttgaaaaagaaaatgtgaACACTCGAGGACTCCTGCAGAACGCGAATGCGtgaaaacaagcaaaaaacacatttcattCACCATAACCATGTTACTACAAACATTAGAATAGTAAGTACCCCTAAGAATACACTACACCCAACTGTCCAAAGACCCTCGAActcgattttcaaaaatgtatCACTCACCTCACCCgaccttcctctcctcccgATCTTCCGCACTAACGGGCTGAAAAACACCTCTGGATTGTTACCACTCGCCCCTGAAGCATCCGAAGTCGCCGAAGCCGTAATAATAATACCAAATTTCACAGAAAAAATTGGCAACTTACGTTTTGTAattttgttgaacgttgcATGTGGACGTAGTTCTCCTTCAGTAGATATTGCGAATGCCGTTGTAGTTGTTGTACGTACGTTGAAATGAGAGAGAGTGGAGATATTGGCATACTGGTACATCCAGTGGTTGACTTTTGAGAGATGTGAGTTGAGATGATGGGTATTTGGAAATGTTACAGAGAGATATCTTCACCCGAACGTGAATGCTTGAAAAACACATAAAACACATTTCATTGGCAATCCTACTACTCACATTGTGCAGATGGTACATCTATAGGTATCCTACGACCCACCCAGCAATACTCGAACTCGATTTTCGAAATGTATGGCTCACCTCACATCACCCTCTCccaacctccttctcctcccgaTCTTCCGCACTAACGGGCTGAAAAAAACGTCTGGATTCCTACCACTCGTCCCTGAAGCTCCGAGGTCACCGCAGCCGTAATCCCAATACCAAAATATATCGCCAACTTACGTTCATTCCTTTCGTTTTGCTCGTTCGCCGGGCTTGATCCTCGTCGATTCACGCACAATTGTGCAATTGTACAACCCTAGAAGGATTGCGTGCGTTATCTGCTATGCATATGGAGCGACTCCTGAGCTTACCTGGCTGGTTACAGACTTTCAGACACCCAGACAACTCGTCGAAGACCCAATGATCCTCTTGACCCCGATACGACCCTCCGCttccatttcaaaaacaacGCAATTTCCGCTGCATTCGACGTATCCAGGGTGTTGTAAGCTAGTGTATATTGCCAACGTAATGCACTAGAGAGGTTCCGAAATTTTGTTTTCGAGGTTAGTTGCATTCGGAATTGAGAGATTGGAGATGGGTACGTACGCATTGTGCAGCAAAGAATGCAATCCGGAGCTTTCTACGTGTGTTCCAGTGTTGTTTTGGGAGACTCCTATTCACATTGAGGTGTGCTTCGATCGAAGGTCGAATGCTCGATAACTGAAAACACGATGAAAAGAGAGGGCGAATGCAAACATCTTGTGCACATTCAAGCCCGATTCGTGTCTCGCCGATTAGACCCAATAGCGGAGATCCCGACGCCTAGAACAAACGACAGCCTCGAAAGAATATATTGAACGAATCACGTACCCAGATTCAAAAGTAAAAAGCGAGATTTGAAGGGAATCGCAACCTATTCCGGATGTCGTCACAGGGAGGAAAACACGAAAATAACACACCCGGGCTAGCGCGACGGGTTCCGTGTGGATGTACGTACACGGGCGTGTCGCGCTAGTATAAAGGCAGGCGTGTGGTGGTGtgtttttcctcatcccctcttgGGGTTCTCGGCctcgtctcctcctcctctcctcaaGGTAAGCGCGATTCTCCTTGAGCGCGTCGGTTGACTGTTGAACATTGAACTCGCAGGTTTTGGTGCTGGGCCGCGTCGGGACGAATCCTGCTTGCTGGTGAGTGTTGCCACTGGCTTGTGTGCACTGCTGATGCTCTTGTTGCAGATAGTGTGCTCGTTGTggcgggtgttggtgtctCCGTAAGTCGGGTTTTCTTTACCTCGACGCGTCGTAGAGTCTCTGTTGATGTATAATGACACAGCGGACAACACGTCATGCGGCGGAGGTGCTGGACTGTGGGGGTCGCATTGGGGTGTGCTGTAGGCAGGTAAGTCACTGTTGGTCACTGTGGGGAATGTGCTGACCGTGTCTTTTAGCAGCTCACCATTATTGCGGCCGTTGTAAGTGGTAAGTATATCCTCCTATCTCTTGGATGGCGCGGCTGATGTTGTGTTGTTGCAGACTGGTAGGTGTTTTCACCCACTTGAAGACAGTGTTGATGGACGTGGCAGGTGGCGTGGACGCGAGTCGGGGAGGGCTTTCAGGTGAGTGTTCCCACAGACTTGTGGTCATTCCTAATGCTTTGACAGCGTGCTCGTTGTTGCGGGTGCTGCCGTCTAGGTCAGTCGGCTTTCCTTTACCTCGTCGCGTCTGTTGACGTGGGATGAGACAGCGGACCTTGGAGATGCTGAACGCGTCATTCGGCGGAGGGGGACTGTCAGGGTCGCATCGGGATGTGCTGCAGGCAGGCAAGCAAGTCAATGTTGGTGAGTGTGGGGAATGTGCTGACCGTGTATTTGAGCAGCTCACTGTTGCCGCCTTGTAGACTTGTCGGACGAGCTAGATGGCGGGGAGCGAGGTAGGTGTCTCCACCTTTTTGAAGGACAATGCTGATATTCGACGTGTCTAGTGGTGTAGACGCGAGTCGGGGCCTGCTCGAGGGTGAGTGTTTCCCCTGGCTTGTGTGCATTGCTAATGCTTTGACAGTTTTCTCGTCGTTGCGGGTGCTGGTGTCTAGGTGAGTCGGCTTTAATTTACACCGTCGCGTCGTAGAGCCTGTTGACGTAGGATGAGACAGTGATAGTCGACGCGTCATTTGGCGGAGGTGCTGGACTGTGGGGTCGCATCGGGATGTTCTCCAGGCAGGCAAGTCAGTGTTGGTGACTGTGAGGAACATGCTGACCGTGTATTTGAGCAGCTCCGTGAACTTGGCATTGGGAACTTTTAACTGGTAAGCGTGCGCTTGATATTGAAGGTCAATGCTGATGTCGTGTTTTCTCTGATATTGTAGGGGTAAGCTGGCCGACGAGGAGTCCCCGGTGACCTGCTGTCGCTGTTATCGCAGCTAGCGACCTCGTTGCTATACAGGTGAGTCGGGATTTCTTTGTGTAACAATGTACTCACCTTGACGCGTTGTAGATGAGAAAGCGGAACACGACAGTCGACAATATCAGGCAAGTCGGCCTTTTCTCTCCACGGGAGTCTGCTCACTGTACTTCCCAGGACACCTGTCCGTCATTTTTGGCGTGTGCTGGACGCGTATTTGGCCTGCCGAAGGAGCTCCCGATTGACGAGCTTGTTGGAGTGTGACCTGGTAAGTGACGGACATGTCTGCTGGCAAGAAAGAGACACAGACTCACCAAGGTGTCGGTggcgcggcggcggcggtatGGATCAGGGAGGGACGTGTGGAATGAGGTGAAGAACGCGGCTCCAAACTGTCGACGGCGAGGATGCGTCCCgctggcggtggtgatgGATGTTGGAGGGACGCGTCAGGCCAACTGCTTGCTGTCGCGGAAAGGCATGGCTGGCGTGATGGACATTGCTGCACCAGTCGGGATGGTTGTAAAAGTCGGGCATGATTGTGGAGCAGACCGGCGCGGGCAGCCGCGCTGGGGTTCATCTCTCTTTACGCGACAGCGGCAAGGCAGCGGAGAGGCGGTGTGATGCGCCAAGGCGGTGCGCCTGTTTACACGCACAGGGCAGAGGCCGTTCGTAATCCTGGCATTCAAGTTCCGCTTTAAAACGGTGGTATCATACATTCGTTGACGGGGCCGCTTTGCTCACAACCATCCCCCCTGCTCGTCGCCAGCCCCGCTCCCCAGCATCTAATACATCTATTCACGCACGTCGCCGCACAACCGCCCCCGAGAACCATGTCGGAAATCAAAGGAACCTTGTCATCGTTGGTGATGGTGCTTGCGGAAAGGTATGATCGGCTTTTGACCAGCTCAGAGAACGTCAGCTTGCATgctgatcatcgtcacccgTCTAGACTTGCCTTTTGATTGTGTTATCCAAAGTCATATTCCCAGAGGTACGTGCATCGTTAGCCGCCGTTCAGCCAGCCGAGGTGTGCGGCTTGCTGCTCCTCATTGCACCGTCTTGTGGGGTGTTTAGGCAGCTCCAGCGAATCCCTGGCGGCTTCGTCCGAGGTGTGGAAGGCTGATATTGGCGTTCAACTCTAGGTCTATGTGCCCACCGTGTTCGAGAACTACGTTGCCGATGTCGAGGTCGATGGCAAGCACGTGGAGCTTGCTCTATGGGATACGGCCGGCCAGGAAGACTACGATCGTCTACGCCCTCTCAGTTATCCTGATTCGcatgtcatcctcatctgctTCGCTGTCGACTCCCCCGATTCGCTTGATAACGTCCAGGAGAAGGTGTGTCTTGCCTTTCTGTCATTCCCCCtgcctacatttttttggggATAACATCGGATACGGCAATTTGCTAATGTCGTTGTTTTGTGGTTCCCTGCTTTTTAGTGGATTTCCGAAGTTATGCATTTCTGTGCCGGCCTGCCTATCATTCTTGTCGGCTGCAAAAAGGATCTCAGACGTGACCCCCGTGTGATTGAGGAGCTTAGGAAGACGAGCCAGCGACCCGTAACCCCCGAAgaggtgcgtttttcttgttttttctttttcctacatcacatttcttgttttcgtACGACTTTGGTGTGATGAGGGGCGAGGTGTGTACACGCCCCGACCCCTTATCTGAGCGCCATTTTTGTGACATTTTTACGCTTCGTTCGAATCTGAACAACgtcattctttttttgatgtcCTGTTTATCACCATTGCCTCGTTCCCGCTTTTCTTATCCACATTGTGATCCCCGTCGCCACCGACATTGACGCCGTTTTTCAATCCaaattttattatttttccatgcatcatgttttatttattccaactTGGTACTAACCATCGTCATCTTGTCATGCTTCTCTTATCCACATTGTGATCCCCCTTGCCACCGACATTGACGCTGTTTTTCAATATAAATCtcattattattattttatgCATCATTCTTTTATACTCctcttttatttattccaatcTGGTACTAACCCATCGTTATCTTGTAATGTTTCTAGGGTATGGCAGTCGCCCAGAAGATTGGGGCAAAGCACTACCTCGAGTGCTCCGCCAAGTCGGGTGAGGGCGTCCGCGAAGTCTTCCAGTACGCCACCCGCGCCGCACTGCTCAGCAGaggaaagggcaagaagaGCCACCATTGCATCGTGTTGTAGATGGCGTAGCTTATCCCTTttaccatttttttttctttccatcttcattcttccttcctttcttcctttttttgcttttttcttccttgacgACTCTCTTTCACTCTTCTTTCCGAGTTCCTTGCTGGATGGTTGAATTGAGGGTGGGTGAAGGTGCAGGGAGGAAAATGGGAGGTGGAGCGAGGGAGGGGTGGGGTGAGGTCAGGTAGGGAGGAACTTCAACAAGGATAG encodes:
- a CDS encoding GTP-binding protein rhoA, producing the protein MSEIKGTLSSLVMVLAESHIPRGSSSESLAASSEVYVPTVFENYVADVEVDGKHVELALWDTAGQEDYDRLRPLSYPDSHVILICFAVDSPDSLDNVQEKWISEVMHFCAGLPIILVGCKKDLRRDPRVIEELRKTSQRPVTPEEGMAVAQKIGAKHYLECSAKSGEGVREVFQYATRAALLSRGKGKKSHHCIVL